In the Mytilus galloprovincialis chromosome 10, xbMytGall1.hap1.1, whole genome shotgun sequence genome, one interval contains:
- the LOC143049226 gene encoding peptidase M20 domain-containing protein 2-like — translation MFIATVFRIRTRFCQKLNITRTLCLHKVNHQSMSDIKSVACTFIEENKNRLNDLSQDIWKTPELGFQEFHAHEVLTKFLEENGFDVTRKYKLDTAFRAVYGEGKPHIAVICEYDALPNIGHACGHNLIAEVGVATGIAIKQSMSTKNLKCGKLSVIGTPAEEGKCGKSYMIAAGVFDDVDVAMMAHPSQFTLSKPLMVAMTPINISFTGKASHASSFPWDGVNALDAAVTCYNNISCMRQQMKPMWRAMGIIKKGGDVPNIIPNEAELEYYLSTPTDEELNILKEKFVGCIEGAATATGCKVTYKFADHFYSALMSNSRMAKLFEENASSIGVHIDNDLDVVLKYGGATDMGNVSRIVPSIHPKYYIGTKICNHNEGFTTASGDPAAQPYTLAISKALAMTALDIYTKPAVLKEIKEEFSNLNQ, via the exons ATGTTTATAGCCACAGTTTTTAGGATTCGGACAAGATTCTGTCAGAAATTGAACATTACAAGGACGCTATGTTTACACA aagtTAACCATCAAAGTATGTCTGACATAAAGTCCGTCGCTTGTACATTCATCGAAGAAAATAAGAATCGACTCAATGACCTCAGCCAAGACATTTGGAAAACACCAGAGCTGGGTTTCCAAGAGTTCCATGCACATGAAGTGCTTACAAAATTTCTAGAGGAAAATGGATTTGATGTGACTAGAAAGTACAAACTAGACACTGCCTTCCGGGCTGTTTATGGCGAAGGAAAGCCACATATTGCAGTTATATGTGAATATGATGCTTTACCAAATATAGGACATGCATGTGGCCATAACCTTATCGCAGAAGTAGGCGTGGCTACAGGGATTGCAATAAAGCAATCAATGTCAACAAAAAACCTGAAGTGTGGAAAG CTTTCAGTAATTGGTACACCAGCAGAAGAAGGGAAATGTGGAAAGTCCTACATGATAGCTGCAGGTGTATTTGATGACGTCGATGTCGCCATGATGGCTCACCCATCACAGTTCACATTATCTAAACCTCTTATGGTTGCTATGACTCC AATCAACATTAGTTTTACGGGAAAGGCATCACATGCATCGTCTTTCCCCTGGGATGGAGTGAATGCTTTAGACGCAGCAGTAACTTGTTATAACAATATATCATGTATGAGACAGCAAATGAAACCAATGTGGAGAGCTATGG GTATTATTAAAAAGGGAGGGGATGTACCTAATATTATTCCCAATGAAGCAGAACTTGAATACTACCTCAGCACACCAACAGATGAAGAGCTCAATATTTTAAAGGAGAAATTCGTCGGTTGTATTGAAGGTGCAGCAACTGCGACAGGATGTAAG gtAACATATAAATTTGCTGACCACTTTTATTCCGCTTTAATGTCGAATAGCAGAATGGCAAAGCTGTTTGAAGAAAATGCGTCATCTATTGGCGTGCATATTGACAATGACCTGGATGTGGTACTTAAATATGGTGGTGCCACTGACATGGGAAATGTATCAAGGATTGTTCCGAGTATACATCCGAAGTATTATATCGGAACAAAAATATGCAACCACAACGAAGGATTCACAACAGCTTCGG
- the LOC143047817 gene encoding charged multivesicular body protein 1b-like, with the protein MDKHLFNLKFAAKDLERNAKKSEKSEREEKTKLKKAIQKGNMEGAKIHAESAIRQKNQALNYRRMSARIDAVAARVQTALTTKQVTGSMAGVVKSMESAMKSMNLEKVSQLMDRFETQFENLDVQSQVMENTMCNSSTLTTPQGEVDGLMQQVADEAGLELNMDLPSAQGSAIGTASSTQASSEQDELSNRLAKLRQM; encoded by the exons ATGGACA AACATTTATTTAATCTTAAATTTGCTGCCAAAGATCTTGAAAGAAATgccaaaaaaagtgaaaagtcagaaagagaagaaaaaacaaagttgaaaaag gCAATTCAGAAAGGTAACATGGAGGGGGCCAAAATACATGCAGAAAGTGCCATACGACAAAAGAACCAAGCACTAAATTATCGTAGAATGAGTGCCAGAATTGATGCTGTAGCTGCTAGAGTCCAGACGGCTTTAACCACAAAACAG GTTACAGGATCTATGGCAGGTGTTGTGAAGTCTATGGAATCTGCAATGAAATCAATGAATTTAGAAAAG GTATCACAGTTAATGGACAGATTTGAAACACAGTTTGAGAACTTAGATGTGCAATCACAAGTAATGGAGAACACCATGTGTAATTCGTCAACATTAACCACACCACAAGGAGAGGTGGATGGCTTAATGCAACAAGTAGCAGATGAAGCAGG aCTTGAATTAAATATGGACCTACCATCAGCTCAGGGGTCAGCAATTGGGACTGCATCATCAACACAAGCATCATCAGAACAG GATGAATTATCAAACAGACTGGCAAAATTACGGCAGATGTGA